Proteins co-encoded in one Marinomonas sp. IMCC 4694 genomic window:
- a CDS encoding YcgN family cysteine cluster protein → MIAKRYEPFWQITPLEKMSPVEWESICDGCGKCCLQKLQDDETEEVFYTNLSCQQLNLTTCQCKVYDTRQAKVASCITLTPDQLTDFDWLPDTCSYRVLHETKQLPNWHPLVVGSNKEMLRQGLTVRDYAVNETKVAEEDWEVHVIKWVHGMPKPYDVT, encoded by the coding sequence ATGATAGCAAAGCGTTACGAGCCTTTTTGGCAAATCACGCCACTGGAAAAAATGTCTCCAGTAGAGTGGGAGTCCATCTGTGATGGCTGTGGTAAATGTTGCCTACAAAAATTGCAGGATGATGAAACCGAAGAGGTTTTTTACACTAACTTGTCTTGTCAGCAACTCAATCTGACCACCTGTCAATGTAAGGTATATGACACTCGACAAGCAAAAGTGGCAAGCTGTATTACATTAACCCCAGATCAGTTAACGGATTTTGATTGGCTGCCAGATACGTGCAGTTATCGTGTGCTTCACGAAACGAAACAGTTACCTAATTGGCACCCTTTGGTGGTGGGGAGTAATAAAGAAATGTTACGCCAAGGGTTAACGGTGCGTGATTATGCGGTCAATGAAACCAAGGTAGCGGAAGAAGATTGGGAAGTACACGTGATCAAATGGGTTCATGGTATGCCCAAGCCGTATGACGTTACCTGA
- a CDS encoding YcgL domain-containing protein gives MKQHLIVEVFRSSKHDGMYLYVEKSQGLKKIPEELMTRFGKGISAMTMLLTKESTLARAKPEKVASEIREKGFYLQLPPVKDDYLLDLYKTPTEAIY, from the coding sequence ATGAAACAACATTTAATTGTAGAAGTATTTCGCTCTTCCAAGCACGACGGCATGTACTTGTATGTAGAAAAAAGTCAGGGCTTGAAAAAAATCCCGGAAGAATTAATGACACGTTTTGGTAAAGGCATCAGTGCCATGACCATGTTATTGACTAAGGAAAGCACGCTTGCTCGTGCTAAACCTGAAAAAGTGGCGTCTGAAATTCGTGAAAAAGGTTTTTATTTGCAGCTGCCACCAGTGAAAGACGATTACTTACTCGACCTTTATAAAACCCCAACAGAAGCCATTTACTGA
- the rnd gene encoding ribonuclease D, producing the protein MNDQDDALTIICVADNESLESWCEYWAQLPVIAVDTEFIRRATYFPITGLIQISEGDQAVLIDPLTIDAWDPLRDLMVNPNVMKVFHACSEDLDVFDRLLGVLPTPFYDTQIGEAYASAKWSLSYVKLIHEYLQIEVAKDETRSDWTQRPLTAAQKRYAALDVVYLANVYPMQLARLQEKGMLEWVMEDCDSLKWQYQMNSDPKQNWDGIKTAWRLSPLGLTLLRLLFIWRDEQARKEDVPKGQILKDRTLWSLADTLPTHHKAVSEAEELTGRQHRLYGDVILQNVALVNELSADEYQLPLEMPLPPRTGDLTKAIKAFVRQQAERIHIAPEAMMKRKLLDPLVRHLFDGSDIDWNNPAMTGWRREAIVNPVLEKFKKP; encoded by the coding sequence ATGAATGATCAAGATGATGCTCTGACTATTATTTGTGTGGCAGACAATGAGTCGCTGGAGAGTTGGTGTGAGTACTGGGCGCAATTACCCGTAATTGCGGTGGATACGGAATTCATTCGCCGGGCAACGTATTTCCCGATTACAGGGCTGATTCAAATTAGCGAAGGCGATCAAGCCGTGCTGATTGATCCTTTAACGATCGATGCGTGGGATCCGTTGCGTGATCTCATGGTTAACCCTAATGTTATGAAGGTGTTTCACGCGTGCTCCGAAGATCTGGATGTATTTGACCGATTACTGGGTGTATTGCCTACGCCGTTTTACGACACGCAGATTGGTGAAGCCTACGCGAGTGCGAAATGGTCGCTAAGTTATGTAAAGTTAATTCATGAATATTTACAAATTGAAGTCGCCAAAGATGAAACGCGTTCCGATTGGACCCAGCGACCTCTGACGGCGGCGCAAAAGCGTTACGCGGCCTTGGATGTGGTTTATCTTGCAAACGTGTATCCAATGCAACTTGCCCGTTTACAAGAAAAAGGCATGCTTGAATGGGTGATGGAAGACTGTGATTCCCTTAAATGGCAGTATCAAATGAACTCGGATCCTAAACAAAACTGGGACGGAATAAAAACCGCATGGCGTTTGTCTCCTTTGGGTCTGACGTTATTGCGTTTGTTGTTTATTTGGCGCGACGAGCAAGCACGTAAAGAGGATGTGCCTAAAGGGCAAATCCTTAAAGATCGCACTTTATGGTCATTGGCGGATACCTTACCAACGCATCATAAAGCCGTGTCTGAAGCGGAAGAGTTAACGGGTCGTCAACATCGTTTGTATGGTGACGTTATTTTGCAAAACGTGGCTCTGGTCAATGAGCTATCCGCCGATGAATATCAATTGCCGTTGGAAATGCCTTTGCCCCCCCGAACGGGTGATTTGACAAAGGCAATTAAAGCCTTCGTGCGTCAGCAAGCGGAGCGTATACATATTGCGCCGGAAGCTATGATGAAACGTAAACTGTTGGACCCTTTGGTACGTCATTTGTTTGATGGGTCTGATATAGACTGGAACAATCCGGCCATGACGGGGTGGCGACGTGAAGCCATCGTAAACCCAGTTTTGGAAAAATTCAAAAAGCCCTAA
- the recR gene encoding recombination mediator RecR: MFSPLIKELIDSLRCLPGVGPRSAQKMALYLLERDHQGADRLANGLREALDKVGRCSSCRTLTEEAECQLCQDPERDPKRLCIVETPADVVAIESAGTFTGRYFVLLGHLSPIDGVGPEELGLDRLEALVQHNDVEEAIIATNSTIEGEATCHYIAEILKTLNINVSRIAHGVPMGGELEYVDGNTLALALEGRKKL, translated from the coding sequence TTGTTCAGTCCCTTAATTAAAGAATTGATTGATTCATTGCGTTGTTTACCGGGTGTTGGCCCCAGGTCAGCTCAAAAAATGGCCTTGTATTTACTTGAACGCGATCATCAAGGGGCAGACAGGTTAGCAAATGGATTGCGCGAAGCACTTGACAAAGTTGGGCGCTGTTCAAGTTGTCGTACGCTAACGGAAGAAGCTGAATGCCAGTTGTGCCAAGATCCTGAGCGTGATCCTAAGCGATTATGTATTGTTGAAACACCCGCGGATGTGGTGGCTATCGAGTCGGCGGGTACCTTTACTGGAAGGTATTTTGTTTTATTGGGGCATTTGTCACCGATTGATGGCGTTGGTCCGGAAGAATTGGGGCTTGATCGTTTGGAAGCCCTTGTTCAACACAATGACGTCGAAGAGGCGATTATCGCCACAAACTCTACGATAGAGGGCGAGGCGACTTGTCATTATATCGCGGAGATATTAAAAACACTGAACATTAACGTCAGCCGTATTGCTCATGGTGTTCCCATGGGCGGCGAGCTGGAATACGTTGATGGTAACACTCTGGCGCTGGCGCTTGAGGGACGGAAGAAACTCTAA
- a CDS encoding YbaB/EbfC family nucleoid-associated protein, producing MFKGGMGNMMRQAQQMQENMQKAQEEVASMEVEGQSGAGLVKILMTGRHDVKRVSIDDSLVGEDKEMLEDLIAAAVNDAVRNIEVSQKEKMAAATAGMSLPPGFKMPF from the coding sequence ATGTTCAAAGGTGGTATGGGTAACATGATGCGTCAAGCGCAACAAATGCAGGAAAACATGCAAAAAGCGCAAGAAGAAGTCGCCAGCATGGAGGTTGAAGGTCAATCCGGTGCCGGATTGGTGAAGATCCTCATGACAGGCCGTCACGACGTAAAACGCGTTTCTATTGACGATTCTTTGGTGGGTGAAGACAAAGAAATGCTGGAAGACCTTATTGCGGCCGCTGTCAACGATGCGGTGCGTAATATTGAAGTCAGCCAAAAAGAAAAAATGGCCGCAGCAACGGCGGGCATGTCCTTGCCACCTGGTTTTAAAATGCCATTTTAG